A region of the Sarcophilus harrisii chromosome 3, mSarHar1.11, whole genome shotgun sequence genome:
TTCAGCTTCTTTTGCTATTCGGGCCCAAAGCCCTGCCCTATGCACCAAAGGCTCCTTGGGGAGTTATCATTTCTGACCAGTCTCAATCCAGCCCTCTCTTCTTGCTGAATTAAGCCAAATGAATTTCAATCACGGTTCCCCTACCTCAGACAAATGGGATTCTGCACCTATCCCATGCACAGCCAGAACTTCCCGGTTAATTATCTTCTTGAGGCTAGGGAAAAATACTCAACCGTCTTCCCATTCAGTCTTCTGATTCCTGTTATTTCTCCTTGGGctgtcataaaaaaaatttttttaccctGAGGAAGATCTCAGGGAATGGAGAATCAACCCCATTGTAATTACatcatctcccccctcccctagttAAAAAATTTACAGTCCCTGAAAAGTATTCCAGGAACAAATGTATAGTCTGCAGATATaatatacatgtgaatatattttCTATCCATGAAACTATACATGCAGTAGCAACTATAGATAAATTACATTCATATGGACATATAACACTACTGAATATTAACTCTCCAATAATTGGACACAATAATTGTGTATAACTGTTTGCGGTGTTTTATTGTGTCATCAAGAAATGTGGGCACCttgaaagagaggagggaggaagaaaatagaaactggctttttcttttaaagcccaCTGAGTGGGATGTTCTTCTTGCCAGATTATCCATCATCTTCTCCCCAGCTCCCAATAATGAGAACCTCAGAGGTGGTTAAGGGGCCCATTGGATTAATGGGGGCTGGCTTGGaaacaggaaaacctgagttcagatccagcctcaaaCTGAGCAGACTACCTGGGTGATtcttggtaagtcatttaaccatttaacttcagtttcctcaactgtaaagtggggatcTTAATtgcacctacttctcaggattgttgtgaggatcaaatgagacatttggaAAGTGATTAGCATGGTGCCTGGGACTATATGGTAGGCGCATAATAAGTGCTTGCTCACTCCCTTTTCTGGGAAAACCCAGGCAAGGAAGCATCCTGGGAAGAGTGAAGGCTCAACTCCTCTATCTGGAAGAGGAGAGGGACTTCTCTGCCGTTTTACACCGTCAGCCCCTATCCCACCATTTTTACTTTTGGCCCCCTACAGTCTCTATTCTACCCTCCTTActagctctctcttttttttccccttgcggcaattggggttaagtgatttgcccagggtcacacagctaggaagtgttaagtgtctgaagtcagctttgaactcaggtcttcctgacttcagggctggtgctctatccactgcaccacctaactgtcccaattttcctatatcTCAAACTGAAACCTACCCCTTTGTATCTTCTACTTATTTTTCGTAGCCTGTCCTCTGGATCCAAGCAAAAGTCTAATCCCTCTAAGAGCCATTCACATCTTGAGGGTGATGATGATATTCTATCAGCTCTCCTCTTCTCCAGCTGAAATGATCCTGGTTTATTCAATCTATCCTCTGCGGtattctttctaatcttgtcacgATCCAGGTGGCCCTCCTCTGGACAATCTCGAACATGGCAATATTATTCTAAAAATGTGGgatacatcatcatcatcatcatcatcacaagacAGTATGATATAATAGATTTTGAGCTACTGtgtttgagtcaggaagacttacttTTGAATCTCACTTCAGCTGCCTTCTTGCCCTGTAAATATGGATTCTTATTCTCTTTGAACCTCAGTGTCTTAATCTGCCAAATGGGGAGAATCTCACCTGTAGAACCTGCCTTATAGTGTTGGTGGGAGTACAGAATGGAATAgcaaatactttgcaaaccttaaagcagtgTCACTATTATCATGACTAATGACAATTAATAatgatacatttactatttcttttatatttaacataattatacatttattattacaaattacattttttttttttttttttttttttttttacaaataatacaTTTGCCCTTTCCCAGGGCATGCTCCTATTCTGTCcattgtttcaactttttccagTAGCAGCTCATTAATCCCAACTCCCAGTTGTTTCAATACCCTGAAACTTTGTTCTGATCTTGTAACTTGAAATCATTGAGAGGAGCTGGAtactttcttattctctctcccctcatcatgggttttccccctttttaatctttaaaatctaAGGATTATTCTCCCTGACagagaaaatgagtaaaataggTGATGAGTAGTTTTAGTTTATCTTTCTCACCATGATCACTTATCATCCCATTCATTCATGGAAaacctccttcttttctttgagtTTCTTCTCACATccaatataaacaagaaaaaaatacccaatggcctttttaaaaaatgtaacccTTAGCATTCATTAGTCAAccagcaaacatttatcaaacttttattataattttctggGCAATATATTAAtctctggggatataaagaaaaagtagtTCCTCCCTTCAGGGagcttactttcttcttttttaaaaaatattgttcgtttccccagttatatgcaaaacttttttacttttgtttttaaaacattgagttctagattttctcccttccttcctcctttccccccccatTAAGAAATCGATgtaaagttatacaaaacattttcataaaagtcaatttctgaaagaaaatatagatcttctCCCAAAAAAAgatcttcaagaaaaaataaaattaaaaaagagtatgtttttaatctgtattcagacacaatcaattcttttttctggttatggatagcattttttcaccattgatccttcagagtagtcatggagcATTGCATTGCAGTCATTCACGCTGATCATcgcacaacattgctattactttgtacacagtacattgcactttgcttgagttcatggaggactttccaagttcTTCTGGGAGAATCCTCTCATTTcccatagaaaataatattccatcaaaatcacatACCACAGTATATTCAGCCATATCCCAGCTGATAAGCaattcttcaatttccaattctttgtcctgagaagaaagctgctataaatattatataggtcctttttcttttcctttctaaccTCTTTGGGGAGGAGTTTACTTTTTAATATGGGAGAAAGCATAAGTAAATAGATGTATTTAAGGTACACAAAGTATCTTGGAATAGATAGAAATTAATCCTGGGTACTTGCAGGAAGATAGTAGGAGGACCTCTTATAGGTGGTGGTGTTTGAACTGAGACATGAAAGAAGCCAGAGAGGCTCCTCTAATgtcttttattggttttttttccctttacattaTAGTAGTTTGttctcaatttaattttattccctctgcatcaattcataaaagttTTCTCGTATTTCCCTATTTcacaatttctcatttcttttgttgttattgctatttagtctttttttgattgtgtttgcttctttgtgacccctttcgggttttcttggaaaagatactaaagtagtttgccaattccttctctggctcattttacaagtgaggaaactgaggcaaatagggttaaatgacttgccctgaatcatatagctaataaatatctgaagtcagatctgaaatcaggaactggagtcttcctgactccaagcccagtgtacTATCCACCATGTTACCTATCTGTCCTTACTCATTTTTACATGCACTATTTAGTGATgttcacatactacaatttgtcCATCCATTCTTCAATCCATATATACGtactttgtttctgattttttgctCTCACAAAGtgttattatgaatattttggtatctaTTGAATCTTTCCCTCTGACTTTGACCTCATTGGGATACATGCCCAGTCATGGAAATGCTAGGtcaaagatataaacaatttaatcaCTTTTCTTGAATAATTCCGAATTGTTTTTCAGAACAGTTGGGCCGATTCATAACCAACAGAATATTAGTGTGTCTGTCTTCCCACAGTCTCTCCaatattgattatatcaatttaaTTTCCTACTTTAATTTGTATGTCTCATtactgatttagaatattttaatatgGTTGATGagaatttgtatttattctttaaaaaagtttgttcttgttcttttcctaTTGCAGAATGGCtcacaatcatttttatttgcatgaatttttcatatcttttggatataagatttttatcagaaatatttgatgcAAAAAACTTTCCCAATCAGCAATATCTCTTCTTAGTTTATCTGCATTGATTTTAATCattcaaaagcttttaaattttgtgtAATTGCAAATATCTGTCATCATTTGTCAAAGTCCTagtctctttctcttgtttgatTAAGAATTCTCTCttagaattgtacatatttaacttatattggatttcttgctgtctaggggaagggggagggaggtaaagagggagaaaaatttggaacacaaggttttgtagaggtgaatgctgataactatctttgcatgtatttggaaaaataaaatacttttaagaaaacTAAAGACTTGTCTCTTAGCCATAAGAAAGGTACAGCCTTATATTCCtatctaatttttaattatgtgactatacacacacataattcaTTTGAAGATTATTATAGTAGAtatctaaatatagatatatctattatAGATAAGTATACATTATGGTGTGCTGTGTGTGGTATAGCATAGTGTAAAATATtagcttaaaattattttttgctaaaCCACTTTCCATCTTTCTCAACAATTTTTCCTGATTAGAAAGGCATAGACtcagatttagaaatgaaaggaaatgttattattaaattattattaatattatttaataataaatatattactaacattattattagaaataaaataacctTAGAGGTTATTGAGTCCAGTCCTTTCCACCCCCATTTTTCTGATAAACAAAGAAAGGTCCAGATAGTAGactaagttaagtgatttacttggGACCAACCACTGTGCAACCAAGTTGCCTATCCTTAGAATTTTGTGTTCTTGAGTTTACCAGCACAGGAGCGTTGCTTCTGAGTCTTGCTTATTTCTCCTTTTGGGGAGACCAGAACTCTTCATAAATCTCCACCAAGTCCTCAAAAAATCATCAGCTCTCAATGACTCTTTGGGTGTGGCCAGGGGATGATGAATGAATCTACTTTATCAGTACCATCGGTCATTCCTTAGAGTCGTCCCTCTGTGACTCACATGCTTGATCTAACCTTTATCAATCGACAACTTTTGACCAGAATCTTCCCTGTCGTCTGTTACATTCAATCAGGGgcgtgctagtaaatgtttaacaacctgcTCTccggaggagaggagaaaaatgaatggatgttggaaacactttaaaattttatctccattattaacattttcctaaCACTTTATTAATCCTACACAATCATAAAACAGTAAATCAAACCCTGACTTGTACCTTTTACTGATTTCCAAGGtctaaatgttcacactgaaaatttaaccatcaACTCCTCCCTCGCCAGTTTGAGCTAGCTTCAGCACCttacacttaatttttttctggtaagTTTCTATTATACCATGTATTAAAATAATGATGTGGATTAATAGGAATTACAAAGAATTAAAGTGCAAATTATGTACAATCCTAACTAAAACTAGAATGCTTCTAATACGTTCATGAAGCAGCTAATGAAAAGCCCAAGAAAGATGATGCTCTTAATTTAATAAAGTCTTGTGCTGAACAAGGGGAAATTTTTGGTTATCATTGCTGTGGGTTTTGCCATTTTGCATCCTTTTctcaagcaggaaaaaaaaaatccttttgaatCTTATCTAACATACatggaaaataagattttgaaaaaatacatgGTCTATTATAAGAGTTACTGCAAAGATATTGTCTTACGTGTTTCTCATGGGCAACAGGTTGGGGATGATACATGAAGAACGTGAATTATCACTGGTTGAATCTTTTGCTCTTCTTGAATCTTCTCAAGTATGATGTAATCATTCAGCAAAAGTATCAGTGCCCAGTACCTCATATCCCAATTGCTTTTAGCATGAGCCTCTagaaatacacacacaatatatatatgctttatgtatgtatgttatagacatgtatatatacatacatgtttatatacatgtacatgtgtttCTATAGGTAATTACGCTTGTGTGTACCTCTTGAGCTGTGTACTTAAATTGGTAACATCTCATGACTGAAGGTTGTTTTTTTCTCCTGGGATTCTCCTGCCATGGAAATTGAATTCTACTCATTCATTATGTTCAGGGCAGCTAGAGAGCAAAGTGGAGAGAGTTCTGGGtttagagacaggaagactcattttcctggatGATGGCTGAAAGATCTGGGGTGGAAGCAAGACTGGTGACAGTCTGAGGAGGGGGCAATGCTATTCTCAGGGTTCTGGGCTGTTTCCATGAGGATCTTGGGAAAGTggcaccccccctcccccattctcaCACTCTTTCTGCTGAGCTGGCTAGGTAGGTGGCAATAGGTGAGCAGTGTAGGGACAGCCCAAACTTTCTGACGAGGAGTAATTCCTTACTAatgtaggtaattttttttttttttgccaatttgaaAGTTCTATACAGTTctcaattattatataaataactgGGGGGGGGGTTGGAGGAATCATGAGAACTGTACAAAACCGTACCCATGAACTCCCTCAGACCATAGCAGTAGGTCACTGGCTGCTTCAGCTACAAGTAAATTAGCTTAGCTGAGAAGCCTTGAATTCTTGAATAGGAAGGTCTTCTGAGCTTTCTGCTTTCTAAGGAGCAGGGTCATAATCAGTACTTTTTGTGTTCAGGAAAAGCAACTCATGTAGGCAATAGCCCATAACGTGAGACTgaatgggggagagagacagaaactggGATTGTGGCAGAGAGGCCATTGCTGGAAAAGCTACTGTGGGAATATAGAAAGAGAGCTGGGATGGATGGAGGCAGAATTTACCTTAAGATACTGAAATATCGTAAATGTTGCCATTGCCCTTTAAATTCAGGGCTCTAGGGCAGAGTTCTGATCACCCAATCCTAGTTATGGATAATCAATAAGTCAGTCAAAAAAGCAAACTGTGTGAGTGCTTAAATTCAGGGCTCTAGGGCAGAGTTTTGATCACCCAACCCTAGTTATGGATAATCAATGTCAGTCAAAAAACAAACTGTGTGTGTGCTTAAATTCAGGGCTCTAGGGCAGAATTCTGATCTTCCAATCCTAGTTATGGATAATCAACGTGTCAGTCAAAAAATACACATTGAGTGATTAGCCCGTGCAGGCACTTTTTGTTAAGAACTAGGGatccaaagaaaagcaaaatgtccgccccagcaaaaataattagttagctcatattttaatgggggagactaTACTAAACAATTAggtacatttataatatattgagGATAAATGGAAGTTAATATCAGAGGGAAGGGGACTAGCATCAGTGTGGGGGAGGATGAAAAGACCTCTTGTAGAAACTGGGACTTGAGCTGAATTTGGAAAGAAGCCAGGAGGCCACATTGAGGACAAGGAGCCTTCTAGGGATAGGTTCTAAGCAGTGATAAGGATAGGTTCTATTTCAATGGGAAGATGAAGCCTTATGTAACAAGGAAGCCAgcataaataaaagagagaggagTGTAAGACTGGAAAACTAGGAAGGACTGGGAGGAGCTTTATATTACCAGagaattttattctttgtcattttgttttctttttcacctgGAGGTAATAAGGGatgctagatggcacaatggatggagtaccaggcctagagtcaggaaaacctgagttcaaatacaaccttagagaattgcttgatgtgtgaacctgggcaagtcacttcatcctgtttgcctcagtttcctcagctgtaaaatgatctggagaagtaaatgacaaaccgctccaatatctttgctaagaaaatccccaatagggtcacaaagggttgggcaagattaaaatgactgaatgacaaaaatAGGGAGCTCAAGAAAATATTGAGTCAGACCTATGccttaggaagatcattttgacatcTAAGTGAAGGAGGCAATGGATTGGGAAGTCGTTTGAGGCAGTTGGAAGACTTGTGATGAGCCAGGTTAGCTGAGTGGAGAGAAATGAGATATGTtggtaaaacagaaataaacaattaGACAACAGCCTGGATATGTGGAGTGAGTAAGAATGAAAATTAAGGATGATACTCAAGGTTTGAGCCTCGGCAACTGGGAGGGTGATGGGAAGCGAGTaagattttggggaaagaaaatgaattctattttaagTGGATTGAGATGCCCACAGGACATCCAATTCCAGACCTCTAAAAGCCTATCGATTATGTGAGATAAAGATTTCTCGAAAGAAATTAGGGCTGGCTCTGGAGATCTAAGGTTCAtcagttattttagtcatgtctagctcttcatgatcccatttgggggtttcttagcTGAGATacttggagtgatttgccatttccctctttggttcattttacacatcaggaaactgaagcaaacagaattaagggaatcgtccaaggtcacaaaggtagtgggagtctgaggccagttttgaactccaGAAGCTGAGtcattctgactccagggctgacaCTTCATCCActttgctacctagctgcccttcatcTTCATGGAGATGGAAACCGAATCTATGGGAGCTAATTCTAGGGAGCTAGGAATAGCTTTGATTATGAAAGAGACTTTTGAAGGAAGAATTTAAATGCCCCCAGTCCCTTCTTCTTCTAGATAGAACATGTCTCATGTTCTTCTATCATTGAGGAATCCAGAGGAAGACTGAGATTCGGCCCTTGCTAGGGGATGGGGGAGGTAGACAGGGAAGAGGAAGTGGGGTTGTCGTTTGGGATAACATATTCTTTAGCTCTTATCACTTAGTAGCAAAACTGCCCCACAATCCCATTCTTTTGGAGAAACTGAAATCATCCCAGATCAGCCCTTAGTTGAATGTCTCTTGGAGGCTGGAGAAAGTGAAATTTGTATAATAAATGTAGGAGTTTGAAGAAAGGACCTTTGTCTGGGCCGGGGGCCTGGGCCATTGGTCAGTTCCTCACAGCCCCCGGCCTCTCCCAGAATGCCCCCCTCTCCTGATGAATGCCGCACTTGTCCGCAGAGCAGGTCCCGGGTCTCCCAGTCCTGGGCTTGCCTGTGTCCCCCCTCCCCTGGGTGGTATCATCATGGCCCTGACTCAGGCCCTGGGGCCTCCCGCCGGCACCTTCTGGGCCTGAGAGCCACCAAGAGAAGTTGCTCGGGGAGATCTGAGACCCTGAGTCTCACCATGTTTCTCTACTGGAGGAAGCGGGGAGCTTATGAGCTGGAGTCACTGCCCCCATCCCTGACCGAGCTGGAGTATGGGACCGTGGAGCGTTTCTCCTGGAGCTCATCCCTTGACATCATTGAGGACCTTGAAGGTAGGTGTAAGGGTAGGGAAAGAGACTATTCCCGCCCAATAATAACTCCCCCCACCAGGCTTTAAAAAGACCTTAACTGACACACCTGAAGTCCCAGCATTTATGGGAAGGATTCGatccctattaaaatataaatctttggagggaagggggaggggcaaCTCTCACAAATTATATGGATGGATGTTCCTTTTGGGGCATTTCTTCCCAAGGATCCCACCCCACTCCTAAATGAAACCTTCTCTTATAACAAGGCGGTAACCAAAACAAGCCCACATCCATCTCATTCTGCACTGACTATGCTCCCTCACCTGTTGATTCCACCATAGGGGGAGGGGTGGGCTCTTATTTTTACCCACAGACTTATTATTGCTCATTATGAGGAATGAAGATTATCAGATTCTTTTCCctgagaggagggaagggagagagccCCAGATCACTGGGAGCCCAAAGAAAATAGAGGACCGcagaaaggggggaggaagtCATCCCCTTCAGGGCTGGATTTCATCCTTACAGTCTGACCGCATCCCAAGGGCCTTTAGCATGGAGCCTGTCAGACTGTAAAACAGAGCTAGGAGGAGAGAGGAGCCAGGGCTAGTGGGCCCCTTCCCAGGGGCTGCGTCACTACCAAGGGTCAGGAGGAGGGGCAGCAGAAGGTCAAAGGAGACTTCCTCTCCATTCATTTGGTTCAGGGTATCTTGAGAGGGGGTTAAAAGGGTGAATGGGTGTGGAGATGACTGAAGGCTGCGAATCCAGAGtgatggaggagagagagagagagagagagagagagagagagagagagagagagacagcgagacagaaagagagacagaaagagagacagagagaaggagagagacagagacagagaaaagagagagagagacacacacacacacacagacagtgagacagagagagagagagagagagagagagagagagagagaggagagagagagaagagagaagagagagagaaagagagagagagagagagagagagagagagagagagagagaagagagagagagagagagagagagagagagagagagagagagagagagagagagagagagagagaatcctcTGATAGCCCCAGAGCTGGGTTTTGGTTCTTTGGTCAAAGACCTTTTGGAAGTTGGGAATGAAAGAGTCCAATGTGGTCTGACTGATCAGCACCATCTTATCTTATATTTGTGTTTCCTTGTAATGTAGTAGCTAGGGAGCAAATCCTAACTTTCACATTTCCTAGTTGTCAGAGATTGGGCTTTATCTTATCTCTCAAGTCTTAAATgataacttgcttttctttttctttcctttattttggtgaattttcttttattttgaacttaataaTTGTAAATGGTTCAATTGTCAGAGAACAAGAAAGAGGTTTACAAAAGAGAATATGAACTTCtggttgcatatatatatttatagatagatactTATGTATGTATGGTTCCATATATATGAAACTATGAACTTCtgggttttacacacacacatacacacacacacacacacacacacacacacacgaaactATGAACttctggttatatatatatatagtttcttatGTATTAAATGATGAAGTTTtgggtatatatacacacacatatatacccaaaTATATATGGAACTATGAACTTCTGGGttccatatacatacacaacatataatatgtatatagttatacatacatgtgcatatacacacatacatatatctgtatttaaagaaatatatgcaTATCAAATTTACCAAGAGAGTAACCAAATTGTTCTTTAttcatttccccttttcatttaGTTTTGCTGTTTTCTGGGCTTTTCAAAAACTATCTGTTGCCatgctttccctcctcactgTCCAGGATTCTACCACCCTTCTCCCCTCAGTCCCTATCTCACCCCTGCTCCTTCATTTTGACCTCCCATACCTGCTGCACCTGTCTCCTCCTgctgttcatttttaaatgttttcattgaTCTCATTTGTGGATACATCATCCTCATTTCCAGATATCTTCTTTTCCCTCCACTGAGCCGTATctattccttataacaaagaataaatgaaagagggaaaaaactagctcagcaaaactaaccaatatatcAATTTAGTCTAAGTACATGCTGTGTTCTGCATACCTAGGTTCCCCCACTCCAACTCTGTAACTCTGCAGAGAAGTGAGGGGGACAAATTctctcattgtttttttcttgacaaagtaaGAAGGAACATTTGGCCATTATCCTCATGCTGTATCAAATCATGGAGTTGCTATTATGGGAGGggagggtggagagagagagagagagagaaagagagagaggaagagagagagagagagagagagagagagagagagagagagagagaaaatttgaatagTATTGAGTTTAGTTAGAGAACTTAGGTTTAAATTCAGGCTCTGTTGTTTGTTACCTTTAGCAAGTGGCTaatctctgtttcctcctctataagattgggggggaggagggtcTATTGGTCTAAGTAATAAGAATAATTTACCTTTATTTACTGTTTTACAATTTCCAAAAAGCTTTTCTTACAACACTGGGAGTTAGGTAATGGCAGGATTGTTAGTCCATTacacacatgaagaaactgaggctcagatgcATTGATGTCTTCTGCCTAATATATGTCATTCTTATTAGAGGGTGTTCTTCTTAGTGGAATTGAGTTATTAAGGAATAACAGAGGTTTTTTTGAAAGAAAGGTACAGAAAAGCAAATTGCCTGTCAATGAGTGTCTGAAACAAAGTAAATCTAGATTTTCTGGCTCAGAAAGTGGGATTCCTAATCATTACTCATCTCCTCTCTGTGATTGCACAGGGAAGTTCCCAAGCCTGGAATGCTCCTCTCTCTGGCTCTTCCAATTCCTAGCTCTCTTCCAGGCTCAGCTCTTTCATGGCTCAGCCCCCACAGGAGCCCAGTTGTGGTCCCTCCTCCCTTAGTTGTTGCTGCCTTTCCCCAGAGATTACTTAGTATCAATGTTGTGTATACTCTGTGTCCTCGTATATGTTGCTTTCCTCcatatattagaatgtaaacttctcgAGATCAGGgactgctttattttattttttgtctttttatttttagaattttcaggAACAAAGCTGGCATTCAAAAACTACTTACTGAATGAACTTTCTAAAGTTTATTTAGATAGATGTCAAATAGCCCAGGACTCACTCCCAAGTGGACCCTAACCAgggagatagagcaccagttctggggtcaggatttcaaatttggccttagtcacttaatatttcctagctgtgtgaccctgagcaagtcacttaacccaaacttactcaccaaaaaaaaaaaaaaaagtaattgggaaatattcagtaaaataaaaatacaaaccaaATTAAATGTTGTTATATGATTTTCTAAGGCAATGTACCTCAGCAGGGACCCTTTAATACCTGATTTCTGCTTCAGTTTGACACCCCTGCCTCGGAGGGACATTCAGCTTTAAACCATATGAACTTGCCAAGCTGAGAGGCTGCAGATACCTGGCAGTCCCCGGAACTCATTGAGAAGCAAGATCAGctgtgggggtgggagggaggaaaggacagAGTCCCACTCTCAGGGGGCTCTGAGGATAGTGGGAGCCACCATCACCACTGCTCTGAGGCATCTTGTGTGGTTTACATGATTAAGGCATCCTAGACTCTGGCTGAAGGGACCTGAATGGCCACCAAGTCATAGTCTAGATAAGGAGTCTGAGGCAGAAGTGAAATGATGGACCCAAGCGAACCATGTGTCAGGAAGTGCAGGTCAGTATGGCTCTGCAAGTGTGATCTGAGTGCGGGGAGTGGTGACGGAGACCTTCAGGGGGGCCCGGAGCCAGGCAGGAGGTCCCATGAACATCCTCCCCAACCTGGGGGCCACTCTTTTCCTCGGAAAAAAGCTGCCACCCTGCAGCTGCCT
Encoded here:
- the LOC116422856 gene encoding uncharacterized protein LOC116422856; the protein is MPPSPDECRTCPQSRSRVSQSWACLCPPSPGWYHHGPDSGPGASRRHLLGLRATKRSCSGRSETLSLTMFLYWRKRGAYELESLPPSLTELEYGTVERFSWSSSLDIIEDLEDDRGLTEEKGLRCQNPDCIDKKRASKVTERLGPGAAPAWVMGPGAGEGWDFGSSHRVNAPRRPNLGESLQGRCNKVSLGPSQPPLRKGSFSGPGREVLGSGARRTSGLRGSP